From the Oryza glaberrima chromosome 5, OglaRS2, whole genome shotgun sequence genome, one window contains:
- the LOC127774592 gene encoding chitinase 2, which translates to MSTPRAAASLAKKAALAALAVLAAALATAARAEQCGAQAGGARCPNCLCCSRWGWCGTTSDFCGDGCQSQCSGCGPTPTPTPPSPSDGVGSIVPRDLFERLLLHRNDGACPARGFYTYEAFLAAAAAFPAFGGTGNTETRKREVAAFLGQTSHETTGGWPTAPDGPFSWGYCFKQEQNPPSDYCQPSPEWPCAPGRKYYGRGPIQLSFNFNYGPAGRAIGVDLLSNPDLVATDATVSFKTALWFWMTPQGNKPSSHDVITGRWAPSPADAAAGRAPGYGVITNIVNGGLECGHGPDDRVANRIGFYQRYCGAFGIGTGGNLDCYNQRPFNSGSSVGLAEQ; encoded by the exons ATGTCGACGccgagagcggcggcgagcctcgCCAAgaaggcggcgctggcggcgctgGCCGTCCTGGCCGCGGCgctcgcgacggcggcgcgcgccgagcAGTGCGGCGcgcaggccggcggcgccagGTGCCCGAACTGCCTCTGCTGCAGCCGCTGGGGCTGGTGCGGCACCACCTCCGACTTCTGCGGCGACGGCTGCCAGAGCCAGTGCAGCGGCTGCggcccgacgccgacgccgacgccgccgagccCCTCCGACGGCGTGGGCTCCATCGTGCCCAGGGACCTGTTCGAgcggctcctcctccaccgcaacGACGGGGCGTGCCCCGCGCGCGGGTTCTACACCTACgaggccttcctcgccgccgccgctgcgttcCCGGCGTTCGGCGGCACCGGCAACACCGAGACGCGGAAGCGGGAGGTCGCCGCGTTCCTGGGCCAGACCTCCCACGAGACCACCGGCGGGTGGCCGACCGCGCCCGACGGCCCCTTCTCCTGGGGCTACTGCTTCAAGCAGGAGCAGAACCCGCCGTCCGACTACTGCCAGCCCTCGCCGGAGTGGCCGTGCGCCCCCGGCCGCAAGTACTACGGCCGCGGCCCCATCCAACTCTCCTT CAACTTCAACTACGGGCCGGCGGGGAGGGCGATCGGGGTGGACCTGCTGAGCAACCCGGACCTGGTGGCGACGGACGCGACGGTGTCGTTCAAGACGGCGCTGTGGTTCTGGATGACGCCGCAGGGGAACAAGCCGTCGAGCCACGACGTGATCACGGGGCGGTGGGCGCCCTCGccggccgacgccgcggcggggcGGGCGCCGGGGTACGGCGTGATCACCAACATCGTCAACGGCGGGCTGGAGTGCGGGCACGGCCCCGACGACCGCGTGGCGAACCGGATCGGCTTCTACCAGCGCTACTGTGGCGCGTTCGGCATCGGCACCGGCGGCAACCTCGACTGCTACAACCAGAGGCCGTTCAACAGCGGCTCGTCGGTTGGGTTGGCGGAGCAGTGA